A window of the Pogona vitticeps strain Pit_001003342236 chromosome 4, PviZW2.1, whole genome shotgun sequence genome harbors these coding sequences:
- the MC4R gene encoding melanocortin receptor 4, with protein sequence MNLTYHYGVHQPPDLWNHTYSHGGVKNQSVAKGYSSEGCYKQLFVSPEVFVTLGFVSLLENVLVIVAIAKNKNLHSPMYFFICSLAVADLLVSVSNGSETIVITLLNNTEADAHSFTVSIDNIIDSVICSSLLASICSLLSIAVDRYFTIFYALQYHNIMTVRRVGIIITCIWAACTVSGVLFIIYSDSSVVIICLISMFFTMLVLMASLYVHMFMLARLHIKKIAVLPGTGPVRQGANMKGAITLTILIGVFVVCWAPLFLHLLFYISCPQNPYCICFMSHFHLYLILIMCNSIIDPLIYAFRSQELRKTFKEIMCCSSLRELCDFSAKY encoded by the coding sequence atgaactTGACATACCACTATGGTGTTCACCAGCCTCCGGACTTGTGGAATCACACCTACAGCCATGGCGGTGTCAAGAACCAGTCAGTTGCCAAGGGTTACTCTTCAGAAGGGTGCTACAAGCAGCTCTTTGTCTCCCCGGAAGTGTTTGTCACTCTCGGCTTTGTCAGCCTGCTAGAGAATGTCCTGGTGATCGTAGCCATCGCCAAGAACAAGAATCTGCATTCGCCAATGTATTTTTTCATTTGCAGTTTAGCTGTGGCAGACTTGCTGGTGAGCGTCTCAAACGGCTCAGAAACAATTGTGATCACCCTCTTGAACAACACAGAGGCAGATGCGCATAGTTTCACTGTGAGCATTGACAATATCATTGACTCTGTGATTTGCAGTTCCTTGCTTGCCTCTATTTGCAGCCTGCTTTCCATCGCTGTGGACAGATACTTTACAATCTTCTACGCTCTCCAGTATCACAACATCATGACGGTGAGGCGTGTAGGTATCATCATCACCTGCATCTGGGCTGCTTGCACAGTTTCTGGGGTTCTGTTCATTATTTATTCCGACAGCAGTGTTGTTATCATTTGCCTCATCAGCATGTTCTTCACCATGCTAGTACTCATGGCTTCTCTCTATGTCCACATGTTCATGTTGGCCCGGCTGCATATTAAAAAGATTGCCGTTCTCCCAGGCACTGGCCCAGTTCGTCAGGGTGCCAACATGAAAGGGGCAATCACTTTGACCATTTTGATTGGAGTCTTCGTGGTGTGCTGGGCCCCACTCTTCCTCCATTTGCTTTTCTACATCTCATGCCCTCAGAATCCATATTGCATCTGTTTCATGTCCCATTTTCACTTGTACCTCATCCTCATCATGTGCAATTCTATAATTGATCCACTGATCTATGCATTTCGGAGTCAAGAGCTGAGGAAAACCTTTAAAGAGATTATGTGCTGCAGCAGTCTGAGAGAGCTGTGCGATTTCTCTGCGAAATACTGA